One Eurosta solidaginis isolate ZX-2024a chromosome 5, ASM4086904v1, whole genome shotgun sequence DNA segment encodes these proteins:
- the LOC137253051 gene encoding heat shock protein 67B1-like, which translates to MSIIPFILELADELHEIDRCLATGGMDVDDFGFGIYPQELQPHQQPQPQLQHPLLQHQAHQQRRPRSLSQFYWLSNLSKSRHHPYYRSKTCCNKTTIHLLHDHQVEKEPAQNVGSAGGGSHIVSSPISVASAGDKELNSHVTNSSSSNTPPGKSAYSVVNKNGFQVSMNVKQFAPNELTVKTIDNCIVVEGQHEDKEDGHGVISRHFIRKYVLPKGYDPNEVLSTLSSDGILTVKAPPPPMKTDESMERIVNIQQTTVNKSNNTKDDQFKAAASAVEQPATVDTGTLPVTVTLSQQQKSKFQQLTSTVESAQQQQQPTKQSQPTAEKDLQITHERNGNLAMNESTAELASEPQTAEQTDMSFNTKSSNSNNKNSSVLNDDATTSSYENGEKESSSVEDAEKKIDEMEKTPQKSDAEATSSSDAIMATDTLTEPMETEEDEIVNEKEETDKTLSADTVPATNIEDEAMANVKNTNSVASSMSKTIKNIATKIDSLKEVETNGVEATKSNDDVDIGEVVSTAVAEANDITTVTKNGVASEPETKISADVESASLDSEIKEMDTQVTDAAANATNGEGVDGDAINGEGVDGDGITVGVDKESRVDVSASGGGDNGASVEDDNDENDSENILVVAAEAPSAGDLVAAADAAILLTKTQCDVDVVGAGDTASKLAMTTEEMAN; encoded by the coding sequence ATGTCCATTATACCGTTTATACTTGAGTTGGCCGATGAGTTGCACGAAATTGATCGTTGTCTGGCCACAGGCGGCATGGATGTCGACGACTTCGGTTTCGGTATCTATCCACAAGAATTGCAGCCACACCAACAACCACAACCGCAGTTGCAACATCCACTGCTACAACATCAAGCACATCAGCAACGGCGCCCACGCTCCCTTTCACAATTTTATTGGTTGTCAAATTTAAGTAAAAGCCGCCATCATCCTTACTATCGTAGCAAGACATGTTGTAATAAAACCACAATACATTTGCTACACGACCATCAAGTGGAAAAGGAACCAGCTCAAAATGTAGGTAGTGCTGGTGGTGGCAGCCATATAGTCTCTAGCCCCATTAGTGTAGCTTCCGCTGGCGACAAAGAGCTTAATTCTCATGTTACAAATTCGAGTTCGTCAAATACGCCACCAGGAAAGTCTGCCTATTCTGTAGTAAATAAGAATGGATTTCAGGTCAGTATGAATGTGAAACAATTTGCACCAAACGAATTGACTGTGAAGACAATCGATAATTGTATCGTCGTCGAGGGTCAACACGAAGATAAAGAAGATGGACATGGCGTCATTTCGCGTCACTTCATCCGAAAGTATGTGCTACCGAAAGGCTATGACCCGAACGAAGTGCTTTCAACATTGTCCTCAGATGGAATTTTAACTGTAAAGGCTCCTCCGCCCCCCATGAAGACTGACGAATCCATGGAACGTATTGTCAATATACAACAGACTACTGTTAACAAAAGTAACAACACTAAAGACGACCAATTCAAAGCAGCCGCATCTGCAGTTGAGCAACCGGCAACAGTCGATACAGGTACATTGCCGGTAACAGTAACATTATCACAACAACAAAAGTCCAAGTTCCAGCAATTGACTTCAACAGTTGAGAgtgcacagcaacaacaacagccaacgAAGCAGTCACAGCCAACAGCAGAAAAAGACTTACAAATAACACATGAGCGCAATGGTAATCTCGCTATGAATGAGTCAACTGCAGAGTTAGCATCTGAGCCACAAACAGCTGAGCAGACAGACATGTCTTTCAATACAAAATCAAGTAATAGCAATAACAAAAACAGCAGCGTCTTAAACGATGACGCCACTACTTCCTCATATGAGAATGGGGAAAAGGAAAGTTCTTCGGTAGAGGATGCAGAGAAGAAAATAGACGAAATGGAAAAAACACCACAAAAGTCCGATGCTGAAGCAACGTCGTCAAGTGACGCCATCATGGCTACTGACACATTAACTGAACCTATGGAAACGGAAGAGGATGAAATAGTaaacgaaaaagaagaaaccGACAAAACCCTATCAGCAGATACCGTGCCAGCTACAAACATTGAAGATGAAGCAATGGCAAATGTTAAAAACACGAATTCTGTTGCGAGCTCAATGTCAAAAACGATTAAGAACATCGCTACTAAAATTGATTCGCTTAAAGAGGTTGAGACTAACGGCGTAGAAGCTACCAAATCAAATGATGATGTTGATATTGGTGAGGTGGTGAGTACAGCTGTTGCTGAAGCGAACGATATTACTACAGTTACAAAAAATGGTGTAGCATCAGAACCAGAAACTAAAATTTCAGCTGATGTTGAAAGTGCCAGTTTAGACTcagaaataaaagaaatggaCACCCAGGTTACTGATGCTGCTGCTAATGCTACCAATGGGGAAGGAGTGGATGGTGATGCTATCAATGGGGAAGGGGTGGATGGTGATGGTATCACAGTTGGAGTCGATAAGGAATCTAGGGTAGATGTGAGTGCAAGTGGTGGAGGTGATAATGGCGCAAGCGTAGAAGATGACAACGATGAAAATGATTCTGAAAATATTTTAGTGGTAGCTGCAGAAGCACCCAGTGCGGGAGATTTGGTAGCAGCGGCTGATGCAGCAATTCTTTTAACCAAGACTCAATGTGATGTTGATGTTGTCGGAGCCGGTGATACAGCCAGCAAACTTGCTATGACCACTGAAGAGATGGCAAACTAA